The DNA region CGCCCGCCCTCCAGCAGCCGCTGGCACGGGGCGCCGACGTGGTCGTGCACTCCACCACGAAGTATCTGGGCGGCCATTCCGACGTGCTCGGCGGCGCCGTGGTGCTGCGCGATGACCGCTTCACCGAGGCGGTGAGGTTCCAGCAGTTCGCCGTCGGCGCGGTCTCCGCGCCTCTGGACGCCTGGCTCACCACCCGCGGCATCAAGACGCTCCCGGTGCGCGTCCGCCAGCACTGCGCGAACGCGCAGGCCATCGCGGAATGGGCGTCGAGCCGTCCGGAGTTCTCCGAGGTCTACTACCCCGGACTGCCCTCGCACCCCGGGCACGACATCGCCGCGCACCAGATGAGCGGCTTCGGCGGGATGCTGTCTCTGGGCCTGGCGGCAGGCCCTGCGGTCGCGCGCAGGTTGGCGGAGTCCACCTCGCTGTTCCAACTGGCGGAGTCGCTGGGCGGAGTGGAGTCGCTCATCGGGTACCCGCCGGACATGACTCACGCCTCCGTGCGCGGCACCGAGCTCGCCGTTCCGGAGAACCTCGTGCGCCTGTCCGTGGGCATCGAGGAGGTCGCCGATCTCATCGCCGACCTCGAGGAGGGCCTCGACCGCGCGGTCTCGGTCTGACCCGCGTGCGCAGCCGGCGCGCGTGCGTGTCCGACTGATCCGGCCGGCTGCTCAGCCCATCAGGGTGAGCAGCGCATGCGAGGGCTCCAGCGCCTCCAACTCATGCGGTTCGGAGGCCGTGACCTGGATGGCGCCTCCGGCGGTGAGGTCGTATTCGACGCCGGCGACGCGGAACAGGATGCGGCCGGAGACGACGTTGACGAGGATCGGCACCGGTGCACGGTGCTCGCGCAGCACGGCCCCGGAATCCATCACGAGCGTGCGGATCTTGAACCCGTCGCCGTCGAGGGTGCGGTGCGGGCGCACGCGCCCCGCTTCGACGGGGTGGGCGGCGACGACGTCGGCGGCGGAGGCGGCCAGCAGCTGGTGAGAGGTGACGAAGCTCATGATCCGAGCGTAGCCCCGTCCGCGGACCTCCGGCTGCGGCGGCCACCCGGGCCTGCGGGCAGAATGAGACGATGACCCGATCTCGGATGCTGACCGCCGGAGGCGCGCTGCTGGCAGCGGGCCTCGTGCTGGCCGTGGCGGTGATGGCCGTCCCCGATGGGGCGCCCGGTGCCGTGGATGCGGACTGGAACCGTCTGATGGTCCGCGTCCGGCAGCCGTGGATGGTGGATGCCGCCCGCGTGCTGGACGTCATCGGCGGTGGTTGGGCGGCCGCGCTCCTCGGGCCGGTGCTCATCATCGGCGTGCTGCTGATGCGGCGTCGGGCCCGGTCCGCGGTGTATGCGGCCGCGGCTCTGGCGATCAGCGCGGGGCTCGTGCAGTCGATCAAGGGGATCCTGGGGCGGGCACGGCCGGAGGACCTCCTGGTGTCCTCGGACTTCGGCTCCTTCCCGTCCGGGCACACTGCCAATGCGGCGACGGTGGCAGTGGTGCTGGCGCTGCTGTTCCCCCGGCGCTGGGTCGTGGCGGTGGGGGTCTGCGGGACGGCGATGATGGCGCTGTCGCGCACGATTCTCAGTGTCCACTGGCTGACCGACACCATCGGCGGGATGCTGCTGGGGGCGGCGGCGGCGCTGCTCGTTGCGGCGGCTGTCGGCGGATGGGCGTCGATAGGGTGGACGCGTGGCCCCGCATCCGAGCAGGCGGAGGCCGGGGAGGGCCCTGTGCCGAGCATCCGTCCGTACCGTCCGTCGGATCTGGAGGCCGTGTACGACGTGTGCGTGCGCACGGCGGACGGCGGGGCCGATGCGCGGGGGATCCTCGCCGACGACAGGCTGTGGGGCGACGTCTTCGCTGTGCCGTACGTGCAGCGGCATCCGGATCTGGCCTGGGTCGTCGAGTCCGGAGACGGACGCGCTGTCGGCTATCTCGTGGCGACGGACGACACCGAGGCCTTCGAGACCTGGTTCCGTGACGAGTGGTGGCCCGGCGTCGCAGCCCGGTACCCGACGTCGGGGTCGACCCGGCCGACCAGGCAGGACGAGCTGATCGGCTATGCGGGCAGGCGCGGCCCCGGGCGCGAACCGCACGCCGCACGGTACCCCGCGCACCTGCACATCGACCTGCTTCCGGAGACTCAGGGACAGGGCCTCGGGCGCGAGCTGATGCAGACGCTGC from Microbacterium soli includes:
- a CDS encoding cystathionine gamma-synthase encodes the protein MTDHAFATRAIHAGQAPDPLTGAIIPPIYQASTHVQDGIGGFREGYEYNRAGNPTRSSLETQLAALEGGAAALSFSSGLAAEDALLRGILRPGDHVLLGNDVYGGTYRLLTRVFAPWGIETTTADLRDADAVRAALRPQTRVVWVETPSNPLLKIVDITALAEIAHAAEAVLVVDNTFASPALQQPLARGADVVVHSTTKYLGGHSDVLGGAVVLRDDRFTEAVRFQQFAVGAVSAPLDAWLTTRGIKTLPVRVRQHCANAQAIAEWASSRPEFSEVYYPGLPSHPGHDIAAHQMSGFGGMLSLGLAAGPAVARRLAESTSLFQLAESLGGVESLIGYPPDMTHASVRGTELAVPENLVRLSVGIEEVADLIADLEEGLDRAVSV
- a CDS encoding GNAT family N-acetyltransferase; translation: MTRSRMLTAGGALLAAGLVLAVAVMAVPDGAPGAVDADWNRLMVRVRQPWMVDAARVLDVIGGGWAAALLGPVLIIGVLLMRRRARSAVYAAAALAISAGLVQSIKGILGRARPEDLLVSSDFGSFPSGHTANAATVAVVLALLFPRRWVVAVGVCGTAMMALSRTILSVHWLTDTIGGMLLGAAAALLVAAAVGGWASIGWTRGPASEQAEAGEGPVPSIRPYRPSDLEAVYDVCVRTADGGADARGILADDRLWGDVFAVPYVQRHPDLAWVVESGDGRAVGYLVATDDTEAFETWFRDEWWPGVAARYPTSGSTRPTRQDELIGYAGRRGPGREPHAARYPAHLHIDLLPETQGQGLGRELMQTLLTELRRRGVAGVHLGMNPDNTGAGAFYERLGMSRLESGPDSTMYGLRLD
- a CDS encoding cupin domain-containing protein codes for the protein MSFVTSHQLLAASAADVVAAHPVEAGRVRPHRTLDGDGFKIRTLVMDSGAVLREHRAPVPILVNVVSGRILFRVAGVEYDLTAGGAIQVTASEPHELEALEPSHALLTLMG